TCTGAATCCAAGACTTGATAGGTTACGTAGACGAGGAAGGGGGTTTGAAAACGGATATAATTTGGTTCCTAAGCTTGCTCCTATATGTGCCGGGTTTTGAGTATTAAAGCTTTGCAGTTTGCTTTTCCTTGCTATCATGCCTTCCCTGTTTTAATAGTAATAAGCCTGTGCATGCTGAATCTATTTACAATATAATTTAGGACTGCGTCACATGCGCTATGCAAGTCAGAATTTTGTCACTTTAGCTGAGCAGGACGTTTCTGCAGCACTAGCTGATATTTAGAAATAAAGCTGCtatgttctttttgtgtttcatGCATCCACATTTCAAAACAGGCAGCACGCCAGACCCCGACAAGTGGTCTCTTTGCAGCCTAGAAAGAACTGAAGGGTCGGAAGTGTGGTTTTAACGGTCACCAAATGTTTCTTATTTGTCTTTGGGGCTAAAACTATGACCTTATTTAGTAAAAAGGTCACAGCATGCTTCTTATAAGTGGATCCTCTCTCTCCTCTGACTGCTAGTTCTGTCTTCAGTTACACCAATACATTCTGACTGAAGGCAATGTGGTTGTACATGTCCACCCACTTCCTGCAACCCTGCTCCCCTTTACAAAGCATTAAAGTCTCTTTTCTCACACCTAGATTGAGAGAAGATAGTAACCTCTTCCTGGACATACAACCTTAGCCTCAAATTAAAGTTAGTCACATTTGTATGTAaattaagggcagaatttggtctgcaATGTTCAGCATGTAGGATGATATACTTCTCTCAGAAAGGTTCAAATACCCCTTAAGTATATCACTGGGGTTGCCCAAGCTGAGAAAGGCCAAGTCTGATTTTTTTGGAGAGGGTAGGGGACAcgcagaggaagaggaaaaagagCAGTATATTCTGATAAGAGGTTGGTATATCAGATCCCTCCTAGCAAACATTAAAAACATCTCAGCTTCTACTTTTGATAGATGTCATTGGCTTCAACCAGTCAACTATAAGTAAGAAGATACAATGAAGCATGGGTTTGCCCTATCAGAAATAATCTGCACTCCAAACTTTTTAGAACAAGTTTTTCCTCTCCTTGCTGAAGACGGGCACTAGTGCTGTACTGACCTTTGGGGCCTGAACACATTAAACATGATAATAGTGGCTAAATTAGCTATAAGAATTTACTTTCTTATTTGATTTCTTAAAACATAATTCCAcacaaaaattgaaaataaaacctCTAGCTGTGGCTAGTGACTGAGTAAGAAGTAGTTAATTGTTGGACAATTCAAAAAGAGTTAAAGCCTATTGGGAAAAAGAAAGTAATTTTAGCTATGCCTATGAAAGACTAGTTTTATATTATCAGCAAACTAaagaactgaaacaaaacatgaaaGATCAGCATCTTCAAGCACAAGATGCTATTTAAAGCAGTGACCTCCGAATGGATAGAAAAAAAAGTACATTATGCAGCAATGAGATAACAAAGTAAGATGCCACTCCTATTAAAGGGACACGctgcaaatcatttaaaaaaatcctgtcaaTTAATGTTTTAGAAATTAAACtgaagaggtttaaaaaaaatctatgtttatTTTCAACATCTGCTTCCATTTCACAGTTCACTCAGCTTGGACAGCAAATACCCTTGTGAGCTTCACTTTGTTTTCATACACTAGTACAATGCTGCAAATGCTGCAGAGAAGTGTTTAAAGCCACAATATAAATCTTTTTAAAACctgaatacatttttattaaaatcagctcctgtaaaattgtatttattttaaattcaatCTAGATTTGGGACCTTGATCACCTTTCAATGCATGTTTATATTTCATGGAGAGGAATTACAAAAATAGGTAGGAATTAAGTTAGGAATACAAGTTTATGATAAATATATTGCAAATATTTCCAAGGAAGAAGGCCCTCTGCattcaattttaaaattctgtgccactattttcttcttctctgttaTATAACCACCACAGAACCAAAAGAAATGGTCACAGACGAATACACTAGTTGTCACTGCTGGAGAGTTGTGATCTAATTTTGTTTACATGCTGGTGAGAATCAGGGGtaaccctgttgaagtcaatgaaggtaAATAAGTGAAACCAGCATGAGGCCCTTGGTGATTCAAGTCAAGTATGAGTATGGAGAAAACCCTATTGGATACTCCTCAACATCATATTTGGCAATGAGATATCAACATGATAGGTGCCTAATGGTTATACAGTACAGACCCGTTTACACGCGGATGTCAGGAGTCAAGCCATCACGACTGCATGTTAATGGACAGCGGGTTAAGAGGGCGATGCTGAAGTATCTTAAGATatctatatacatacatacacacacacacacacacaattatctAGGATTACATACGTATTCACAGTGTCCCAAATACTGCAGGCCTATCTGTTAAAGGCGCTTTGCAAGAATATAAATTCAAATGTGTAATCTAATAAAAACGTTACTACTACTACACAGGGCTGAAAGTAACTCAGGACACTTACCGGTATGGGGTAGGGGCGGGGCTAGGTTCagcaccccccagccagcccttccaggccgCCTGGTCTGTGCCACCCAAGGTTCCcatggtgatttaaagggcccagagctccggaagctgctgctgcagtagcggcgtccggagccccgggcccttttaaatcgccagcactggggcagctgctccctttgccccccccaCCCGTCAGCAGCCGAGGGGGGGCAAAAGGGACAGGGaccttaaagcgctgccgtggcaaaGGACCTTGCAGTGCTTTAACGTCTTGTCCTATCCTtggaggttaaggagaacattttttctctctccttgtatCAACCTTTattatacttgaaaactgttatgtcccctctcagtcttctcttctctggactaaacaaacgccttttaaatcgccagcactggggcagctgctccctttgccccccacACCCATCAGCAGCcgaggggaggcaaaaggggcagggacctTAAAGTGCTGCAGGgtcctttctccagtttgtccaaatctttcctgaaatgttgccCCCCGGAACAGGACTCAagattccagttgaggcctaatcagcgcagagtagagtggaagaattacttctcttgtcttgtttgcaacacttctgctaatacagcccagaatgtttgctttgttttagaACACTGttgcactgctgactcatatttagcttgtgatccactatgacccccaaatcactttctgcagtgctccttcctaggctgtcatttcccacttttatatgtgtgcaactgattgttctttcctaagtggagtacttagcatttgtccttattgactgttatcctatttacttcagaccatttctccagatcattttgaattttaatcctatcctccaaagcacttgtaacccctcccatcttggtattatTTGCAAACTATAGaagtgcactctctatgccattatctaaatgattggtgaagatattgaatagaattggacccagaactgatccctgcgggaccccacttgttatgtccttccagcttgactgtgaaccactgatttctcctctctgggaacggttttccaaccaggtATTCAaacaccttacagtagctccatcaaggttgtatttccctagtttatttatgagaagatcatgtgagatagtatcaaaagccttactaaagtcaagatatgccacatctaccactgctccccctccccccatccacaaggcttgttaccctgtcattTTAATGCCATAGTTCCTACCTTCTTTTGGCAAAATCGCTACCACAGGAGAATGGTCAACCATCGTATACAGCTCTCTAGCCACATATCGATCAAGCTCTATGAGCCTTTCTGAAGAAGACTGTGTCATTCCATGGTCACTTGTGATTATGATATTCAGTGTGTCCCACAACTTTGCTTTCTTCAGTTCTGACACAAGATATCCCAGCTTGTCATCAATCTCACTAATGACTGCGCCCATACGTGGATTTTCTGGGCCTAAAACATGCCCCATCGCATCAGGCTGCTCCCAATACAGAAGACCAAAATTTATGGGTTCTTCTGAGGTAAACCAATCAATAAGTTTGTTAACTCGATCTTCGAATGAAACAGACTCATTGTAAAACATATAGTGTGTAGGAAAGACTCCATGTATTTTTACATCTGTTCCAGGCCACATAGCAGCTCCGGTTCTATGTCCTTCCATTTGATTGGTGACCCATATTGGACAGGCCTCTTCCCAGAACTTTGAATTATAGATGTTCATGCTGTTCAGGGAGAAAGTTTTGTTCAGGACAGGATCATACATTTCATTAGCAACCATGCCATGGCTCTCTGCATAGAGACCTGTCACCATTGTATAATGATTAGGATAAGTTTTTGTAATAAATACATTAGTAACCTGTTTAACATGAGCACCATTCTTCATGATATAATGAAAGTTAGGCGTTGGGACTTTATAAATATAATCCCATCGAAATCCATCAAAAGATAATAGTAACACTCTGGACTGGTCCTGCTGGAAACAAAGTGTGCTTGGAAAAGTCATCATACAGACTGCCAAGACTCCCCAGTAGCAATTCAAAGCCATCctggaaaagctttttcactcaGGCACAAAGTTCGTATCTCTAGAATACAAAGGCAAAATTCAGTTACCACTTCAGCAAGTTAATTATCTTGAATACTTATCTTTACTACAGTAT
The genomic region above belongs to Caretta caretta isolate rCarCar2 chromosome 3, rCarCar1.hap1, whole genome shotgun sequence and contains:
- the ENPP5 gene encoding ectonucleotide pyrophosphatase/phosphodiesterase family member 5, which gives rise to MALNCYWGVLAVCMMTFPSTLCFQQDQSRVLLLSFDGFRWDYIYKVPTPNFHYIMKNGAHVKQVTNVFITKTYPNHYTMVTGLYAESHGMVANEMYDPVLNKTFSLNSMNIYNSKFWEEACPIWVTNQMEGHRTGAAMWPGTDVKIHGVFPTHYMFYNESVSFEDRVNKLIDWFTSEEPINFGLLYWEQPDAMGHVLGPENPRMGAVISEIDDKLGYLVSELKKAKLWDTLNIIITSDHGMTQSSSERLIELDRYVARELYTMVDHSPVVAILPKEGKLDEVYEALVNAHPNMTVYKKEEIPNRLHYKHNSKIQPILAMADKGWEILQNKSDQLLLGNHGYDNVLPEMHPIFLAYGPAFRKNTTKEAMSLTDLYPLLCHLLSISPLPNNGSLSNMEDMLLMEVPRDLNPRYYAQESYAYFIGVFLGSILVVVFLLVFIKHLIHSHLPSMQVQHSEISQPLLQG